The window ATTGTTTAGTTATTTGTTTCTTATCAACCAAGTCGTATGTTCATTTTATTATGTATGTGAATGGTTCTTTTCATTCTAAAGTGAATATTTATTTAGGTATACCATTGGTattttacttgatttgcttgattctacaTGTACATGCTTCGCAGGTTTCTTTTGTTATGTGGTTTGGAttagatttagtttaattttgcttGAATTCAAGTTGGGTTTGAGTTACGCCATTTAAGCATGGTGCACGGGTGGTATTTTGGTCCAACTTGTTAGTTGTTTCTTATCAACTAAgacggatgttcattttactatatATGCGGATGGTTCTTTTCACTAAGATATGAATATTTATTTAGGTCATACCATTTAGGTGAACGAAGCAACCCGGCACGCGACGGAAGTGCCGAAGACATGACGCAGCGGCGTGGAAGAAAGGCCAGAGGTGCAGCGTTGGAGCAGCGGCGGAACAAAGCCTCTGGCTCGGCGACGATGCAACATCACTTCCTAGGCTTTGAAATGGGCAGAGTAGCAGTGCGCGAAGAATGGGGAGAAGACGCGACTGCGCGGCGATGACACAGCGGCAGTGGTGTGGCGTCCGAGCAACGGCGAAACTGCAATTCTCTTAGTGGGTTAGCAACGGCAGGCGAGGGTGGCATTAGAAAGCTTCGTTTTCAGCAATAGGGAAGGCGGCGATGAGGTGATGCGGTGAAAAAACATAGTTGACATTAGGGGTAGGTGAAAACAGGATTCAGGTTAAGAAAGAAGgtaaaatgaaaaagtaaaattaaaaattcgGTGGAGTAATTATATTggatattatttttatgtttagtaGGTAGTAAATTGTTTACGTTGTTCATAATTTTTGTTGTCTACATAAATATATGATATTATCTGTGATAATTAATTTATGGCATCATTTATATTCACTTgtgacataaaatttaaaaaatatttgtgtatTTATTTCCATTCAAACTTTAATTATGTGTTGATTGATTAATGTATAATTTGatgtgttaaaaatatataaatagtttgTCTAAAAAGGATAATTTGTCCCAAAAAAATGTTTGATTATGATATTTAGAgtattttatcatataaaaagtATGACGgtcttccttctcctcctcttcttcctcttttttcatctttttttttcatcattgtcATTATCACCACCATCATACAACCGCATCCATTTCCTCTTCCTCATTCtcttcctgttttttttttatttgaatttttttgatcttttccttcattttcttcttcctcctccatcatcattatcgtcatcaccaacaacaccaacattttgctaacatttttattgattttgattctCTATGGTGATcgaatgaaccgaaaatattatcaaaacaaaaccattgtataataccaaatgaaccgaaaatggtccattatataaattcgaattcagaAACACCTTCATCTcgaatgaaccgaaaatattatcaaaacaaaaccattgtataatactaaatgaaccgataattgtccattatataaattcaaattcgatGATAACGATAACGACGATACGTATTAGAAGAAGACAATGACGATaacgatgataatgatgatgatgatggatgagaaagataaaaaggaagaagaagacgaaattccaataggaggaggaggaggaggaggaggaggaagtgtTGTTGGTGACGACGGTAacgaaattgaaaaataataaagaaaaaagaggagaagaagaagaagacatagCATCcggagtgaagaagaagaagaataacgtGAATttgcgaagaagaagaaatgcaagGGGGAAGAAAACGGAAAAAAACGTGTAACTTAAATCACTTGGATGAACTTTGATGTAAAATTCCTTGAATGTGGAGAATTACTCAAAATACATCTTTTGATGGTTATTAAAAGAGCATTTTTAATACatgattttagtttaatttattttgagtattataaaatattacattagaatttatagaattatatgttataaataatagaataaaataataaataaattcttaaaaatttatactTTGAAAAATTAATTCTTAAAGAAAAAATACCAATAAAGATTTTTAGGATAGTAGATGTGGACACATTACTTTTAAATTAGTCTCTATGATtaaagtagaagctcttaatttAAACTAATATATCCACCTTTATTATCTTGGAGAATTTTattgatacttttttttctttaaaaataatctGTCCGAAATATAAATCTTCAAAATGTATTTGtcactttaaataataaaaaggatttttaaaatttaattaatatatgtgctaagaacaaattttaatattattaattaaaaaaatttgtataaaaaatataaaatttaaatttttaatatatttataatttattttttaaagtaaaaaatttaatttttttattattcttactcAGTGTTACTAAAACTGAATTAATATAGTACACCATAATTAACCAGTGTACCATAAGCCTGTCAAATGACACCAACcgatagtcaccaaaaaaaaaaaatgacaccAACCGATGCACCCAAACCGTAGCATCCatagataacaattaacaagatTATAGGTGAAAAGAGAGTAAGCAGCGACAATCATTGCTCACCTCAACAACCTTGAATCTGGAAATTCAGTCTGTGATGGGTGGTGGAACCATGCCTCAGCGTCGTTAAGCTCAAATCTGGAAAAGCTTTCTCCTCCGCCGCCAActtcatcttcattttcttctcctAATAATCTCAAGCCTCCAAACGCAAACACTGCTTTATCTACTTCTATCTCTCACAGCAATGAACCTAGTAGAGAGCTTATGCCGGTGGATCCGAAAGAAGTTGCCAAAAAAGCCAACAGTAGTCTCTATGATCACGTCTTTGAAACGGTTCCATCTCAACGGGAAGTTGAGGATCCCATATCAGCTCTTCTAAAGTGAGTTCTACATAGTTCTCAATTTCTTATTCTTACCTAATGTTTGCATTCTGGGAGTTTCTTTTGTTACTTGAGCTGCTTTTACATAATTTGAACTTGTTAGTTCTGGATATTgcttatttttggaaatatttgTGGGGAAATTACCATGGCTTAGGTTTCGAGTATGGTCAGACATGTTGATGGATAATTTACTAATTTTCCAGTGTTCTGGGGATTTAAATTTGAAGATTTTAGTCATTAAATTGGTTCCCGTTTTAATCTTAAACAACAAATGAAATACCAAATCGGTCAGAATATCATATGGTACACTTTGCTACTTAACAAGTTTTTATTCTCTAAAAATTCTTGAAAACTAATTCCGTGTTTTTTTGTAGTCTTGAAGGAGTAGTATGTCTTATGATAAGATCTAGCTAAGGAGGGATGAATTTGTttggaaataaacaaaaattccaaTTTATTTAGTCTATTTCCTACCTGGACTATTTTGTGTATTTCCCGGTCAAAAGACTTAGACTGTACTTCTTCATGTGGTTTCAATTTTTCTAGAATTAGTGTATTACTGACTTGCGCAAACTACCATAACGATTAAAATCTCAAGTATCCTTTTCAAATTGATTTGTCAGTTTTATAGAAGCGGTATCATCCTCGAGCTCAAATCGACAAATCACAAGCTCTTCTGATTCGAGGATATTTATGTCTGAGGGATATAAACGATTATATGATGCAATCCAGTTGCTGCAAACTGATCCATCAATTAAGGTTCCATTTTGAAGTTTTACAACATTTGAAAGTTTTTTTATGCTTCTCAAAGTGAAACAGTACAAATTTACATAGTGGTAACTACGTATATAACCATAATCCAACATGGATATGATTATGAAAATGagaataattttagatttttaggcAATTGGGTAATTTTCTACCCGGTGTAATTCAGTTTTACAAAATCATCATGtacgacaaaaaaaaaaacagcttgATCAATATACAATAAGTAATagatattgaaaataaataaataaaatgaatatgGCTTCATTCCTTTGCGttctgtaaaattatttttttaaattgtcaaTTTTATGAAATTAGTTTCTATAATAATTATCTTGTTTTATGGGTgataaatttgttattttaaagACATACTTTTATGGGTTCTTACTTTTCCACATCTTGGAATTTTTTCATTTATATACAGATCATCTCATTATAATTAACGCTATTTGCGattattttcttcaaaatttgttattatttatgcatttattattaaaatttttatgacctCTGTTAGATTTGTTCGTTAACTTTGTATGGGACTACAATTTCCTAGTAGAGATTAGTGGTGTCGCTGTCATCTGATAAAGCTATTTGGGATGCTGTCATGAGCCATGTGCAGCATCAAAAGCTCCTAGAGATGCCTGATTCAGGTCTTTATTTCTACTTATAtgcatatttattttataaaatgaaaCTCAACCCTGTGCACAAATATTCCGCTTTATGCAAATTCCAGGAAAGTGTataatgtattttaaatttttaactgatAAACGGATTAGGGACTGATTTCACAGTTTGAATTTGACCTCAAAATCACACGGAGAGAACTCGTAGTTGCTCCAAGACCCCCTCTTATTTTATAAAATGAAGAAGCTAAACAAAATTAAATCACTAAGATGCAGCGGCTAGCAAGTACAGTTGAGTATTTCTTTTTTAGCAATGCTGGATGGAtagcaaatattattattttttgccaGTACTTGAAAGGCAATAATTTATACCCATATTTATAAAAGTTTtgcataaattagtaaaatttatttgtcaaaGATAATTTAGTATTTGTGCTTGTCAAATGATAGTCAAAAATACTAAAAGTTGCTGACTTCCAAatacttctctttcttttttacttttgacATTTTTCTTTATATTACCTTTGGTGGGTTTACCAACATAGCGGAAACCAATCCTTCTGGCCTCTTGATATAACCTATAAAGAGTGTTTACTcatttgtgcatgcagcaacccattggccagcggcaaacccttaaatggaactcagtaccgcgacggattaatccttgacctgtcgggttaggggataccgtgggaaaccaaaaaaaaaaaagagtgtttaCTCATAACTTAGGGAGCCACGCATCAAAACAGTTTGTTTTCCCACTGGATGTTTATCCATGCACACCTTCTTTTCTAGTTGACTTTGCCACTTGACTAGTGAGTCATTGGCATGGCATTTGAgtattttgaataataataacaataataattactaGTGGTGGCTAAGTGAAAACTGTCACAAAGAAGCTATGTTGAACGAACGACACCAATATTGCCAAATGCCAATGTCTGTTTCATGAAATATTGAAATCCTAGATTGCTTCAACCTCTAACCAACTGACTCATTCCACGTTGTATTCTTTCATCTAGATGAGAACAAGACACCTCAGAATTCTGAAGAAAATGAGCTCGCCATGTATCTGTTAAGCTGGATACTACAGCTCATAAAAGGAAAAGTCTGGGAATTGATAGAAAACTTCCAGTCACTGATAAATGATTTCTTTCATTCTCCGAAGACGCAACACGTAGATCCGGCAGTGCTGCACGAGAAACTCAGGTCGTCTCTGCATTGCAATCCTCTGTTCCATTGGTGGTTGTTTCGATTTGTTTGGATAATCTCGACATATCGTACATCAATCTTTTGCCTCATTCATGTCACACCTATTTCTTGTACATAAGACACTAGTCTGCGCACCGAGACATTTGAGAGTGTATGTATTAGCTTTCTCATTGTATTTGATTTTATAATACAAATATTGAGTAAGTTGCTGTGTCAATCAACCAGAAAATGCATTCTGCAAGATACAGACTCGTATTTGCAGATCGCTAGATTTTGAAGATAATTGAaacaactaacaaaaatatattcaGTTTAGACTTTAGATACTTCTTGAATTAAAAGCTTTAAAATAAACTGGAGACTAAACCACTAATGATTCTAACATTAAATGATATTTAGTTTATTTGAATGAACTAAAAGCCTTTATTTGGATGGCCGAACGAAAAATATTACAACAAAGCAACTTTATCTCATTAGGTAGAGTTAGTTACATGGATCAATCGATGTTGTTGAGTCCTATCATATGTCTACAAATGAAGTTGTTTATACGTAAATCTCTTTTGACCACATTATGTAAgattttcttgagttttcctcATGTATAGTCAAGAATACTATGATAACAAATGTTGAGGAAAGAACATAAGCTTTTCAAAAGAAAAAGCTTGTCTctcattcttttaattattttgttcatTACCTATTTAGATATtaaatgtatttatatttttttttctattcttttaaaaacagtatatgtaaaaaaaataatatttaggcCAGCAGAAAATTTAATGGtaacaatcactcaaacaattcATCTCAAATCTCACACAAAAGGCACAATAACCTCCTCTCACAAATCCGTGTGTTTATCTGCTGGAATTTCATCTAAATTTTGAACAGGTCCTTACAAGATCGACATATCAGGACATCCAGATTCTTGGACCCGTCAGTTCACGATCTGAAGCAGAACCTTGGTTAGCAAGCTTCTGAATGCGGGATGAAAATTCTTCAGCCCGAGAAGGATTGATCAAAATCACAGCACTTGTATTCAGTTATAAGGCAAAAACACAGGACAGAAGAAACAGGCGCAAATTAGGTTTTCAAGGAATCCACCCCCCCCCCCTTCCCTTCCGAAAAAACACACCATAACCACAATTAGAGAATATTTGAGTCGAGGAATCATGTTAACAGatctttgtttgttttgtttttcggagaaaatttattataaattccaAATACTGGGAAGACAATACTTATATGCACATCGAACTTCAATCCCGTCAGATTAAAGAGCATGAATGATCTTAACTAATACCTAAGCTTTTAACTAAGTTCAGGTGCGTATAGTATCCAACCTATTTTAAGGGTGTTAGCTTGACTTCACTCCCAAACGAACACACCCAATAATAATACTAAGCATACCTAACAAGTAGAAGCAACAAAAAGTTCCACCAAACAATGGCATGGTGGAAAATACTGACCTTTTCATCTATCCACATCAGAGAGGTTAGTTGATTGTTTAGGATTCGAACTACTGCATCTAATGGAGTCATTCCATCAAGTGCATCAAGCTCTCCACCCTGAATGTCACAATAAAGTAAGCATCGCTTTTAAGTTCTGTGTGCAATAACAAATCAACTGAAACTGACAACCTTTACCTGGTTTGAGTTAAGAGATTGGATCATGAATTTGATCTGTTCTGTCATCTGCTCTAGTTCCCTTTCTATCAGTTCAGACTGCTCATACCTGCAAATCAATGTATTggaaaaataaatcaaagaaaTGACAGAATGAGAGGTACTGGTGTCAAAATTACAATtcatattacaaaaaaaattactaataatagCCTTCACTGGACCCAGATACTACTTAATCACCAAACAAACTAGGATTAACTAACATTGCATCTCTTGTAGAAGCAGCTTCATCTTCCTCCATGCTTTGTAAAGCCTTGTCAACCTAAATACAGGAATGACAACAAAAGAATTCATTCAGAACACAACTCATTTCAAttccttttttatctttttgggtGATGAAACTGTTAAATGATAAAAtcaatatgaaaatatttttatataagcatAGTAACTTACTCTTCAGATGTAGAGAAAACAATTTGGATAACCAGATAAAAGTTAGATGAAGTGACTAAACTCTTCTAGCATAATGAAAATTAAATGTTCCGATTTTGAGTCTATCAATTTCAAtcttttctatttctaaattctaattgCTTCAATAATCAAGCTACCTAGGTTTAATTCACTTTATGTCAACGATCTGATTGAAATCAATAAATGTTGCCTGCTTGTTGAGTTTGTAAAAACTATGAAATTTATAGCTTCTTACTAGTATGTTAATTCCCAATATGCAAATATACAACaggaagtaatatatttttatataattagtaTCAGCTTTGTAGATTGTGTCGATCCATCCTCCATGAGCTTGATGACAAAAAGACAAGCAAACAACTAATTCCTTCATACGATAAAAATGCAAAGATGCTTAAGTAAAATTAACTTCAAACAGAAGAGAAGCTAGTTTCGAGCCCCAATGTTAGAGAAATttaccaaaaagaaaaaacaaagatcCTAGTTGCTGAAGATAAAAGAACTAGAAAAAATCACATGCAAAATCTTGTATGAACAGCACATCACAAcaactaaaatttttttggtgactgcaaaaaaaaaaaaaaaaaaaaaaaaaaaaaaaaaaaactgtttagAAACGGGAAAAAGAACTTCTCAAAATACCTCCTGTTGATGAGTCTCAATTAACTCCAATTGCCGCTCCATGTTTGACTGTGTCTCAACTACTTTTGCCACCTCGAtctaaattaaaaacattttataTAAGCTATAGAGAAATAATTGGTAAATGTAAGCTGTTTCATAGAGCGtactatagaaaaaaaaaagtagaaaaagatTATTAGCAGAGAGAGAAACCTCAAGCCTCAATAGAACATCACGATTCTGCAAAATTCTGCGATCCCACTCAGCTATAGCATTAGCCTGTTTCCTAAATTTTCCAGTACGCTCTTGCAACTCAGTATTCCACTCTTTGATAATCTACAGAAGATTACAGGATCCCAAAATGGTCAGGGCAAAAGAAAGAAATATCTAGTTCAGAATTCTATAAACAACTCTGTTGGAAATACCCGACCTCTATCATCACTGGAATCGATATCAGTTAAATAAAGGCTTTACACAATTATTTGAA is drawn from Arachis hypogaea cultivar Tifrunner chromosome 12, arahy.Tifrunner.gnm2.J5K5, whole genome shotgun sequence and contains these coding sequences:
- the LOC140176918 gene encoding uncharacterized protein, with product MPVDPKEVAKKANSSLYDHVFETVPSQREVEDPISALLNFIEAVSSSSSNRQITSSSDSRIFMSEGYKRLYDAIQLLQTDPSIKRLVVSLSSDKAIWDAVMSHVQHQKLLEMPDSDENKTPQNSEENELAMYLLSWILQLIKGKVWELIENFQSLINDFFHSPKTQHVDPAVLHEKLRSSLHCNPLFHWWLFRFVWIISTYRTSIFCLIHVTPISCT
- the LOC112729017 gene encoding nuclear pore complex protein NUP62 isoform X3, which gives rise to MIEIIKEWNTELQERTGKFRKQANAIAEWDRRILQNRDVLLRLEIEVAKVVETQSNMERQLELIETHQQEVDKALQSMEEDEAASTRDAMYEQSELIERELEQMTEQIKFMIQSLNSNQGGELDALDGMTPLDAVVRILNNQLTSLMWIDEKTSVLCTRNRCDMNEAKD
- the LOC112729017 gene encoding nuclear pore complex protein NUP62 isoform X1 is translated as MIEIIKEWNTELQERTGKFRKQANAIAEWDRRILQNRDVLLRLEIEVAKVVETQSNMERQLELIETHQQEVDKALQSMEEDEAASTRDAMYEQSELIERELEQMTEQIKFMIQSLNSNQGGELDALDGMTPLDAVVRILNNQLTSLMWIDEKKLANQGSASDRELTGPRIWMS
- the LOC112729017 gene encoding nuclear pore complex protein NUP62 isoform X2 translates to MIEIIKEWNTELQERTGKFRKQANAIAEWDRRILQNRDVLLRLEIEVAKVVETQSNMERQLELIETHQQEVDKALQSMEEDEAASTRDAMYEQSELIERELEQMTEQIKFMIQSLNSNQGGELDALDGMTPLDAVVRILNNQLTSLMWIDEKNFHPAFRSLLTKVLLQIVN
- the LOC112729017 gene encoding nuclear pore complex protein NUP62 isoform X5, with the protein product MIEIIKEWNTELQERTGKFRKQANAIAEWDRRILQNRDVLLRLEIEVAKVVETQSNMERQLELIETHQQEVDKALQSMEEDEAASTRDAMYEQSELIERELEQMTEQIKFMIQSLNSNQGGELDALDGMTPLDAVVRILNNQLTSLMWIDEKIVN
- the LOC112729017 gene encoding nuclear pore complex protein NUP62 isoform X4 yields the protein MIEIIKEWNTELQERTGKFRKQANAIAEWDRRILQNRDVLLRLEIEVAKVVETQSNMERQLELIETHQQEVDKALQSMEEDEAASTRDAMYEQSELIERELEQMTEQIKFMIQSLNSNQGGELDALDGMTPLDAVVRILNNQLTSLMWIDEKCCDFDQSFSG